Proteins encoded by one window of Antechinus flavipes isolate AdamAnt ecotype Samford, QLD, Australia chromosome 4, AdamAnt_v2, whole genome shotgun sequence:
- the PKIB gene encoding cAMP-dependent protein kinase inhibitor beta, translating into MTDVEPVVTDFSSSGRTGRRNALPDIRESSDSPGSPLELPQKLENLNLSQSNAESTVADDPANTEEKQPGQNDEDNKSEMKKESS; encoded by the exons ATGACTGATGTAGAGCCTGTGGTCACAGATTTTTCATCTTCAGGAAGGACAGGTCGTCGGAATGCTTTACCAGACATCCGGGAGTCTTCTGATAGTCCTGGATCACCATTAGAACTGCCTCAAAAGCTAGAAAACCTCAACTTGTCACAAAGTAATGCTGAAAGTACTGTTGCTG ATGATCCAGCaaacactgaagaaaaacaaCCGGGCCAAAATGATGAGGACAATAAatcagagatgaaaaaagaaagctcATAA